A genomic stretch from Nitrobacter winogradskyi Nb-255 includes:
- the rfaE1 gene encoding D-glycero-beta-D-manno-heptose-7-phosphate kinase — translation MIDFDGLSNAFSGQTVLCVGDLMLDEFVYGEISRISPEAPAPVIAVQRSETNVGGAGNVARNIAALGARCIFVGLAGEDDAGARLRDTLSRERLIEPLLISDPARSTTRKVRFVSEHFSTHMLRADWETLAPASGEVEQALIDAILPQLPCADIVLLSDYAKGVLTTRVIRSVIDGARRLGKRVIVDPKSADFGIYRGATLLTPNSKEFTDATGRRADDQASLAKAARDLMRIAECEALLVTQSERGMTLVPGEGEVIHVPAHTVKVRDVTGAGDTVVATLAVSLAAGADWEAALRTASAAAAVAVAKSGTAIVTLAELRRNILPPASLAAEEKIARSAGDLDQHLTAWREQGLRIGFTNGCFDILHPGHVKVLTGARAACDRLIVGLNSDASVKRLKGEGRPIQNERARAEVLAALEAVDLVAIFEEDTPLNLIGRIQPNVLVKGGDYSLEQVVGQELVTARGGEVILIDILQGFSTTSLVKRAGGA, via the coding sequence ATGATCGATTTTGACGGCTTGTCTAATGCGTTTTCCGGCCAGACGGTGCTCTGTGTCGGCGACCTGATGCTCGACGAGTTCGTGTACGGCGAAATTTCGCGGATTTCGCCGGAGGCTCCGGCCCCGGTCATCGCGGTTCAGCGAAGCGAAACCAACGTCGGCGGGGCCGGCAATGTGGCGCGCAACATCGCCGCGCTCGGCGCGCGCTGCATCTTCGTCGGATTGGCCGGAGAGGATGACGCGGGCGCGAGGCTGCGGGACACGCTTTCGCGGGAACGCCTGATCGAGCCGTTGTTGATTTCAGATCCGGCGCGCTCGACGACGCGCAAGGTGCGTTTCGTTTCGGAGCATTTTTCGACCCACATGCTGCGCGCGGATTGGGAAACGCTTGCTCCGGCGTCGGGGGAGGTGGAGCAGGCCCTGATCGATGCGATTCTGCCGCAACTGCCATGCGCCGACATCGTATTGTTGTCCGACTATGCCAAGGGAGTGCTGACCACGCGGGTGATCCGCAGCGTCATCGACGGCGCGCGCCGGTTGGGCAAGCGCGTGATCGTCGATCCGAAGAGCGCCGATTTCGGCATCTATCGCGGCGCGACGCTCCTCACGCCAAACAGCAAGGAATTCACGGACGCAACCGGTCGCCGCGCGGATGATCAGGCAAGCCTTGCGAAGGCTGCGCGAGACCTGATGCGGATCGCGGAATGCGAAGCCTTGCTGGTGACGCAAAGCGAGCGCGGCATGACGCTCGTGCCGGGCGAGGGCGAGGTCATTCATGTTCCCGCTCACACCGTCAAGGTCCGCGATGTGACGGGCGCCGGCGACACCGTCGTCGCCACGCTCGCGGTTTCGCTCGCGGCGGGCGCGGACTGGGAAGCCGCGTTGCGGACGGCGAGCGCGGCGGCCGCCGTCGCTGTCGCCAAGAGTGGCACCGCGATCGTCACGCTCGCGGAACTGCGCCGCAATATCCTGCCGCCGGCCTCCCTGGCCGCCGAGGAGAAGATCGCGCGATCGGCAGGCGACCTTGATCAACACCTGACGGCATGGCGTGAACAGGGTCTGCGGATCGGCTTCACCAATGGCTGCTTCGATATCCTGCATCCCGGCCACGTCAAGGTGCTGACCGGCGCGCGGGCTGCGTGCGATCGGCTGATTGTCGGATTGAACAGCGATGCGTCCGTGAAGCGGCTGAAGGGCGAGGGCCGTCCGATCCAGAACGAGCGCGCGCGCGCGGAAGTGCTTGCCGCGCTCGAAGCCGTCGATCTCGTCGCGATCTTCGAGGAAGACACGCCGCTGAACCTGATCGGGCGAATCCAGCCGAACGTGCTCGTCAAGGGCGGGGATTATTCTCTTGAGCAAGTCGTCGGTCAGGAGCTAGTGACTGCACGAGGCGGCGAGGTTATTCTGATCGACATCCTGCAAGGATTCAGCACGACATCGCTGGTGAAGCGCGCCGGAGGGGCATGA
- a CDS encoding SDR family NAD(P)-dependent oxidoreductase → MNLRRKFTLRNALIALHDLVAVVAALFVSCYFRFEYSAFTARLPLLIEVLPYFLAVAAIVLYVFHLTTAKWRFFSLLDALNIVKASTLLALVILVFDYVVIAPEFYGAFFLGKKTIILYWLLQILLLAATRSTYRYFRYRRTLVHVKADDATPAIVVGRAADAEILFRSVESGAVKQLRPVGLLSPSPADIGQTIRGVSVLGGVDELEEVIADIAERQEPIKRIIMTPSAFEPDARPEAILAHGRRLGLKVSRLPSLGEGGEIPRLTPVAVEDLLLRPSRTIDYERLEGLIKNKSVVVTGGGGSIGSEICKRVVTFGASRLLIVENSEPALYAIVEELAASSRAAVVEGRVADIRDRERLMRLMNEFKPDIVFHAAALKHVPILERDWDEGVKTNIFGSVNVADAALASGAESMVMISTDKAIEPVSMLGLTKRFAEMYCQALDRDLAVRAAGKVPMRLISVRFGNVLASNGSVVPKFKAQIEAGGPVTVTHPDMVRYFMTIREACDLVITAASHAAMPERHDVSVYVLNMGQPVKIIDLAERMISLSGLQPHRDIEIVFTGVRPGERMNEILFASEEPTIEIGLPGILAAKPNEPPMETIREWIAVLKEAVASDNKLAIRSILKDAVPEFGGQPAQTSPLAPDMPR, encoded by the coding sequence ATGAACCTCCGCCGAAAATTCACGCTCCGAAACGCCCTGATTGCGCTGCATGACCTGGTGGCGGTCGTGGCCGCTCTGTTTGTGAGCTGCTATTTCCGTTTTGAGTATTCCGCCTTTACCGCTCGTCTGCCGTTGCTGATCGAGGTGCTGCCCTACTTTCTGGCCGTCGCCGCGATTGTTTTGTATGTTTTCCATCTGACCACGGCAAAATGGCGATTTTTTTCGCTTCTGGATGCCCTCAATATCGTCAAGGCCTCGACGCTTCTTGCGCTTGTCATTCTGGTCTTCGACTATGTCGTCATCGCGCCGGAGTTTTACGGTGCGTTCTTCCTCGGAAAAAAGACGATCATCCTCTACTGGCTGTTGCAGATTCTTCTTCTGGCGGCCACGCGCTCCACCTATCGATACTTCCGCTACAGGCGGACTCTGGTTCACGTAAAGGCCGATGACGCGACGCCTGCGATCGTGGTCGGCCGCGCCGCGGATGCCGAGATACTTTTCCGCTCGGTCGAGAGCGGAGCGGTGAAGCAGTTGCGTCCGGTCGGCCTGCTGTCGCCGTCGCCGGCCGATATCGGCCAGACGATACGCGGCGTTTCAGTCTTGGGCGGAGTGGACGAACTCGAGGAGGTGATAGCTGATATCGCGGAGCGGCAGGAGCCGATCAAGCGCATCATCATGACGCCTTCAGCGTTCGAACCGGATGCCCGGCCCGAAGCGATTCTCGCCCACGGCCGCAGACTTGGACTCAAGGTAAGCCGGTTGCCCTCGCTCGGGGAGGGAGGGGAGATTCCGCGCCTCACGCCGGTCGCCGTTGAAGACCTTCTGCTGCGCCCAAGCCGCACTATCGACTATGAGCGGCTCGAAGGATTGATCAAGAACAAGTCGGTTGTCGTGACCGGCGGCGGCGGATCGATCGGATCCGAAATCTGCAAACGCGTCGTGACGTTCGGCGCGAGCCGCCTGCTGATCGTCGAGAATTCCGAACCGGCGCTCTACGCGATCGTGGAGGAACTCGCCGCCTCCAGCCGGGCCGCCGTGGTGGAAGGTCGTGTTGCCGACATTCGCGATCGCGAGCGGCTGATGCGTTTGATGAACGAATTCAAGCCTGATATCGTGTTTCATGCGGCTGCGCTCAAGCATGTTCCCATTCTCGAACGGGACTGGGACGAGGGCGTCAAGACCAACATTTTCGGTTCAGTCAACGTCGCCGATGCAGCGCTGGCATCGGGCGCCGAGTCCATGGTGATGATCTCCACCGACAAGGCGATCGAACCGGTGTCGATGCTCGGGCTGACCAAACGTTTCGCGGAGATGTATTGTCAGGCGCTGGATCGCGATCTGGCGGTGCGGGCGGCCGGCAAGGTTCCGATGCGGCTGATTTCGGTTCGTTTCGGCAACGTGCTGGCGTCGAACGGGTCGGTGGTGCCGAAGTTCAAGGCGCAGATCGAGGCGGGCGGTCCGGTGACCGTCACGCATCCGGACATGGTTCGCTACTTCATGACGATCCGCGAAGCCTGCGATCTCGTCATTACCGCGGCGAGCCATGCGGCGATGCCGGAAAGACATGACGTATCCGTGTATGTCCTGAACATGGGCCAGCCGGTGAAGATCATCGATCTTGCCGAACGCATGATCAGCCTGTCCGGCTTGCAGCCTCACCGCGACATCGAGATTGTCTTTACCGGGGTTCGGCCCGGCGAACGAATGAACGAAATCTTGTTCGCCAGCGAGGAGCCGACGATCGAGATCGGCTTACCGGGGATCCTGGCGGCAAAGCCGAACGAGCCGCCGATGGAGACGATCCGTGAGTGGATCGCGGTGCTCAAGGAAGCCGTCGCGAGCGACAACAAGCTGGCGATCCGCTCGATCCTGAAAGACGCCGTGCCGGAGTTCGGCGGGCAGCCCGCGCAAACATCGCCTCTTGCGCCCGATATGCCGCGATGA
- a CDS encoding lysylphosphatidylglycerol synthase transmembrane domain-containing protein: MRQILLSTAKILISAALLYLALRKVDISDLLSRLGFTSAVWIALAIAATLSQVFASALRWREISADCGASLSVAQAVRYCMIGSFFNQTLPSSIGGDAMRLWLVGRGPAGWRAAAYSVFVDRAIGLVALGLLIAASLPWSLRLINDPQGRLALLFVDLVALAAAGGFLLLGRLHWRWLGRIRAVHHLRTCSVITNRAIFNRERWPKITFLSLLIHFLAVVIAWCVVKAIAAPVLFSEIFLLVPPVMLITMLPISIAGWGVREASMALTFGYAGLATGEGVNVSLLYGAVFLVVGALGGLVWIFSAERSRKGSIAVESTE, from the coding sequence ATGCGCCAGATTCTGCTTTCAACGGCAAAAATACTGATTTCGGCTGCCTTGCTTTACCTTGCGCTCCGCAAGGTCGACATTTCCGACCTGCTCTCTCGCCTTGGCTTCACCAGCGCCGTCTGGATTGCGCTCGCCATTGCCGCCACGCTGTCGCAGGTGTTCGCCAGCGCCCTGCGGTGGCGGGAGATCAGCGCCGACTGCGGCGCCAGCCTCTCGGTCGCGCAGGCGGTGCGCTATTGCATGATCGGCTCGTTCTTCAACCAGACCCTGCCTTCGTCGATCGGCGGCGACGCCATGCGGCTCTGGCTGGTCGGACGTGGCCCGGCCGGTTGGCGGGCGGCGGCCTATTCGGTCTTCGTCGACCGCGCGATCGGCCTGGTCGCGCTCGGCCTGCTGATCGCCGCGAGCCTGCCCTGGAGTTTACGCTTGATCAACGACCCCCAAGGCCGGCTGGCGCTGCTGTTCGTCGATCTTGTTGCGCTCGCGGCCGCGGGCGGCTTCCTGCTCCTCGGCAGGTTGCACTGGCGCTGGCTCGGACGTATCCGCGCCGTTCACCATCTTCGCACCTGCTCGGTCATCACCAACCGCGCCATCTTCAACCGAGAACGCTGGCCGAAAATTACGTTTCTGTCGCTGCTCATCCATTTTCTCGCCGTGGTGATCGCATGGTGCGTGGTGAAGGCGATCGCCGCGCCCGTCCTTTTCAGCGAGATTTTCCTGCTTGTGCCACCGGTCATGCTGATCACGATGCTGCCGATCTCGATCGCCGGATGGGGCGTGCGCGAGGCGTCCATGGCCCTGACGTTCGGATATGCCGGGCTTGCGACCGGCGAGGGCGTCAATGTCTCCCTGTTATACGGCGCGGTTTTTCTGGTCGTCGGCGCGCTCGGGGGACTCGTCTGGATTTTCAGCGCCGAAAGGAGCCGGAAAGGATCGATCGCAGTCGAGAGCACCGAATGA
- a CDS encoding NAD-dependent epimerase has protein sequence MPDHPILVTGAAGFIGFHVAARLLKQGHRVVGIDSLNDYYDPALKECRLEILRGDSRFRFVKSDLADREATAALFAEHHLSVVLHLAAQAGVRYSLRNPHAYVDSNLTAFANVLEGCRHASCPHLLFASSSSVYGANTKLPFSVHDNVDHPISLYAATKKSNELMAHAYSHLYRVPTTGLRFFTVYGPWYRPDMALYKFADAIVGGQPIKLFNHGNMQRDFTFVDDVVEAVVRLIDRAPQPHASWSGDASDAGTSSAPWRIYNIGNNKPAELMGVVALLEKALGRSAQKELLPMQPGDVQATFADIDDLARDVGFRPSTSLEDGIHRFADWYCRYHRVS, from the coding sequence ATGCCGGATCATCCGATATTGGTTACCGGCGCGGCGGGCTTCATCGGGTTTCACGTCGCCGCCCGGCTCCTGAAACAGGGGCATCGGGTTGTCGGCATTGACAGTCTCAACGATTATTATGATCCCGCGCTCAAGGAGTGCCGGCTTGAGATCCTGCGCGGGGATTCGCGCTTCCGTTTCGTCAAGTCCGACCTGGCCGATCGCGAGGCGACGGCCGCCTTGTTCGCCGAACATCATCTTTCGGTCGTGCTCCATCTCGCCGCGCAGGCGGGGGTGCGATATTCGTTGCGGAATCCCCACGCCTACGTCGATTCCAACCTCACGGCGTTTGCAAACGTTCTCGAAGGCTGTCGGCACGCCTCCTGTCCGCACCTGCTCTTTGCGTCATCGTCCTCCGTCTACGGTGCGAACACAAAGCTTCCCTTTTCCGTTCATGACAATGTCGATCACCCGATCAGCCTCTATGCGGCGACGAAGAAGTCGAACGAATTGATGGCGCACGCCTACAGTCACCTCTACCGCGTTCCGACGACGGGATTGCGTTTTTTCACGGTCTATGGCCCCTGGTATCGTCCCGACATGGCGCTCTACAAGTTCGCCGATGCGATCGTGGGGGGGCAGCCGATCAAGCTGTTCAACCATGGCAACATGCAGCGGGATTTCACGTTCGTCGATGACGTGGTGGAAGCCGTTGTCCGCCTGATCGATCGCGCTCCACAGCCTCATGCAAGCTGGTCGGGCGATGCCTCGGATGCGGGGACCAGTTCGGCGCCATGGCGAATCTACAATATCGGCAACAACAAGCCGGCGGAGTTGATGGGCGTCGTCGCTCTTCTGGAGAAGGCGCTCGGACGATCCGCGCAAAAGGAATTGCTGCCGATGCAACCCGGCGACGTACAGGCGACGTTTGCGGACATCGATGACCTCGCCCGTGACGTCGGTTTCCGTCCCTCGACCTCGCTGGAAGATGGTATCCATCGTTTTGCCGACTGGTATTGTCGGTATCATCGGGTCAGTTGA
- a CDS encoding mannose-1-phosphate guanylyltransferase/mannose-6-phosphate isomerase, with the protein MDKSACGDGVVSERIVPLIMCGGAGTRLWPASREGRPKQFLPLFGPRSTFQDTLRRVSDPVLFERPIVVTNAAYRFMVLEQLAEIGLEADILLEPARRDSGPAIAAGAAFAQMRDSEAVVLALAADHVVRDTQAFVSACRQGLAAANGGRIVTFGVRPQRPATEYGYINPGPAIAGEVREVTTFVEKPDPQTAAGYLDAGYLWNSGNFMFRAAVLLDEYRNVDPDSVSAATDAVSRAGRDLGFVILDPEAFSRARAISIDYAVMEKTTRAAVVPVDCGWSDVGSWHAVWELSDKDGQGNAAQGIAVFEDSRNCNVATDKALVALEGVDDLVVVATQDAVLVSRQKDANGLKRLVTKLKSLAPQVTDEHLRVHRPWGAYQSIDRGERHQVKRITVKAGDRLSLQKHHHRSEHWIVVRGTARVTVDDLVKIVHENESIYIPIGAVHRLENPGKIPLELIEVQTGSYLGDDDIVRIEDDYRRN; encoded by the coding sequence ATGGACAAATCAGCATGTGGAGATGGTGTTGTGAGTGAGCGTATCGTCCCGCTCATCATGTGCGGCGGCGCGGGGACCCGGCTGTGGCCAGCCTCGCGGGAGGGGCGTCCGAAGCAGTTTCTGCCGCTGTTCGGGCCGCGTTCGACGTTTCAGGATACGCTGAGGCGGGTTTCCGACCCCGTGCTGTTCGAACGGCCGATCGTGGTCACCAACGCCGCCTACCGGTTCATGGTTCTTGAGCAGCTTGCCGAGATCGGGCTCGAAGCGGACATCCTGCTGGAGCCGGCGCGCCGCGATTCTGGGCCGGCGATCGCCGCGGGAGCCGCCTTCGCGCAGATGCGCGACAGCGAGGCGGTCGTACTCGCGCTTGCGGCGGACCACGTTGTTCGCGACACCCAAGCGTTCGTCTCCGCCTGCCGCCAGGGTCTGGCTGCCGCCAATGGCGGCCGCATCGTGACCTTCGGCGTCCGGCCGCAGCGTCCGGCGACCGAATACGGTTATATCAACCCTGGTCCGGCGATTGCGGGTGAGGTGCGGGAGGTGACGACGTTTGTGGAAAAGCCCGATCCACAGACCGCCGCCGGCTACCTCGATGCGGGGTATCTCTGGAACAGCGGCAACTTCATGTTCCGTGCGGCGGTTCTGCTGGATGAATATCGCAACGTCGATCCGGACAGCGTCTCTGCTGCGACCGACGCGGTATCCCGTGCCGGCCGGGATCTGGGTTTCGTCATTCTTGATCCGGAGGCTTTCTCAAGGGCGCGGGCGATTTCGATCGATTACGCCGTCATGGAAAAGACCACTCGCGCCGCCGTGGTGCCGGTCGATTGCGGCTGGTCGGACGTCGGATCGTGGCATGCGGTTTGGGAGTTGTCGGACAAGGACGGGCAGGGCAATGCGGCGCAGGGGATCGCCGTGTTCGAGGATTCCCGCAACTGCAATGTCGCGACCGATAAGGCGCTGGTCGCGCTGGAAGGTGTCGACGATCTCGTCGTGGTCGCCACGCAGGATGCCGTGCTGGTGTCGCGCCAGAAGGACGCCAACGGGTTGAAACGCCTGGTTACGAAATTGAAGAGCCTGGCTCCACAGGTCACGGACGAACATCTGCGGGTCCACAGGCCCTGGGGCGCTTACCAGTCGATCGACAGGGGCGAGCGGCATCAGGTCAAGCGCATCACCGTGAAGGCCGGCGACCGGCTGTCGCTGCAAAAACATCACCATCGCTCGGAGCACTGGATCGTGGTGCGCGGCACGGCGAGGGTGACGGTCGATGATCTCGTCAAGATCGTGCACGAGAACGAATCGATCTATATCCCGATCGGAGCCGTCCACCGGTTGGAGAATCCGGGCAAGATTCCCTTGGAACTGATCGAAGTGCAGACCGGAAGTTACCTCGGCGACGACGATATCGTGCGGATCGAGGATGATTATCGGCGAAACTGA
- a CDS encoding Gfo/Idh/MocA family protein has translation MSSKASALKTAALKPSALKTAASERVLRVGVIGAGVMGSNHGRVLAGLPGVRLIGIVDPLPGHRARAAEMIGCRTFGTFDELLDAGVDAVTIAAPTHLHCELALACIARGVHVLVEKPIASTVDEGYQIVTAARRAGLTLMVGHVERFNPAVAAIKQAIRGEDILSIAITRVGPFPPRMSNVGVVIDLAVHDIDLIRWFTESEIIDVQPQLSCAVAEREDIALLQFRTASGVLAHINTNWLTPFKARNVTVATRGKYVMGDLLTRQVTECFGFQPDGSYSMRHLPVGHDEPLRAELIAFVDAVRSGKAPAVGGAEGVASLEIAIKCLQDEPPVAPPVETARRAAG, from the coding sequence ATGAGTTCGAAGGCGTCTGCACTGAAAACTGCTGCACTAAAGCCATCTGCATTGAAAACTGCAGCGTCCGAACGTGTGTTGCGCGTCGGCGTGATCGGCGCAGGCGTCATGGGTAGCAATCACGGCCGGGTGCTGGCCGGTCTTCCGGGCGTCAGGCTCATCGGCATCGTTGACCCCCTGCCGGGGCACCGGGCCCGCGCGGCCGAGATGATCGGGTGCCGAACTTTCGGAACGTTCGATGAACTGCTCGACGCGGGCGTCGACGCCGTGACCATCGCCGCGCCGACGCATCTTCATTGCGAACTCGCGCTGGCCTGTATCGCGCGCGGCGTTCATGTCCTGGTCGAGAAGCCGATCGCCTCGACGGTCGATGAGGGATACCAGATCGTCACGGCGGCGCGCCGGGCGGGCTTGACCCTGATGGTCGGCCATGTCGAGCGTTTCAACCCGGCGGTCGCCGCCATCAAGCAGGCGATCAGGGGTGAAGACATTCTCTCGATCGCGATCACGCGCGTCGGGCCGTTTCCGCCGCGCATGTCGAATGTCGGCGTCGTGATCGACCTCGCCGTGCATGACATCGACCTGATCCGCTGGTTCACCGAATCCGAGATCATCGACGTTCAGCCCCAGCTTTCCTGCGCGGTCGCCGAGCGGGAGGATATCGCGCTGCTTCAGTTCCGGACCGCATCCGGCGTTCTCGCGCACATCAATACGAACTGGCTGACGCCCTTCAAGGCCCGCAACGTCACGGTCGCAACCCGCGGCAAATATGTGATGGGCGATCTGCTGACCCGGCAGGTCACGGAATGTTTCGGTTTCCAGCCGGATGGCAGCTACTCCATGCGGCATCTTCCAGTCGGTCACGATGAACCGCTGCGGGCCGAACTGATCGCGTTCGTGGATGCGGTGCGCTCGGGCAAGGCCCCGGCCGTGGGCGGCGCGGAAGGCGTCGCCAGCCTCGAGATCGCGATCAAGTGCCTCCAGGATGAGCCTCCCGTCGCTCCGCCGGTGGAGACGGCGCGCCGCGCCGCCGGTTGA
- a CDS encoding DegT/DnrJ/EryC1/StrS family aminotransferase: protein MQQHMPSPAISFIDIAEQRRRLGKKIDDAIAGVLTHCQFINGPEVARLEADLAAFSGAKHVVACASGTDALLMVLLAKKVGPGDAVICPTFTFCATGEVVALLGATPVFVDVDETTFNIDIASLKNGIAVARSQGLRPRAIIPVDLFGQPADHDAVAAVAAAEGLFVLDDAAQGFGASYKGQRLGRFGLATATSFFPAKPLGCYGDGGAIFTDDTDLAETLRSVRVHGQGADKYDNVRLGLTGRIDTMQAAVLIEKLKIFPEEIAARDAVARRYNEGLGQVAIVPRVAPDRTSVWAQYTIRAPNGRRDALASALKAQGIPTAIYYLRSLHQQTAYRSFPVAGGGLAVSERLSTEVISLPMHPYLDESTQGRIIEAVRAALAS from the coding sequence ATGCAGCAACACATGCCTTCACCGGCGATTTCATTCATCGACATCGCCGAACAGCGCCGTCGTCTCGGCAAAAAAATTGACGACGCCATAGCGGGTGTGCTGACGCATTGTCAGTTCATCAACGGTCCGGAGGTCGCGCGTCTGGAGGCCGATCTTGCGGCCTTCAGCGGCGCGAAGCATGTGGTGGCCTGCGCGAGCGGCACCGATGCGCTGCTGATGGTGTTGCTGGCGAAGAAAGTCGGCCCCGGCGATGCGGTGATCTGTCCGACATTTACGTTCTGCGCGACCGGCGAGGTCGTGGCGCTGCTCGGGGCGACACCCGTGTTCGTCGATGTCGATGAGACAACCTTCAATATCGATATCGCTTCGCTCAAGAACGGCATCGCCGTCGCGAGAAGCCAGGGTCTCAGACCCCGGGCCATTATTCCGGTCGATCTGTTCGGCCAGCCCGCGGATCATGATGCGGTCGCGGCGGTCGCCGCGGCCGAGGGGCTGTTTGTTCTGGACGACGCCGCGCAGGGTTTTGGCGCGAGCTACAAAGGGCAGCGGCTGGGCAGGTTCGGGCTTGCGACCGCGACCAGTTTCTTCCCCGCCAAGCCGCTGGGCTGCTACGGCGACGGCGGCGCGATCTTCACCGACGATACTGATTTGGCCGAAACGTTGCGCAGCGTTCGCGTGCATGGTCAGGGGGCCGACAAGTACGATAACGTGCGGCTGGGTCTCACGGGCCGCATCGATACCATGCAGGCGGCGGTCCTGATCGAAAAGCTCAAGATATTTCCTGAGGAGATCGCAGCGCGGGATGCGGTTGCCAGGCGCTACAATGAAGGGCTCGGGCAGGTTGCGATCGTTCCTCGCGTGGCGCCGGATCGCACCTCGGTATGGGCGCAGTATACGATCCGGGCGCCGAACGGGCGACGCGACGCGCTGGCGTCGGCGCTGAAGGCGCAGGGCATTCCGACCGCGATCTATTATTTGAGGTCGCTGCATCAACAGACCGCTTACCGGAGTTTCCCGGTCGCAGGCGGGGGTCTTGCAGTCAGCGAAAGGCTTTCGACCGAAGTGATCAGCCTGCCGATGCACCCCTATCTCGATGAATCAACTCAAGGCCGGATCATCGAGGCCGTGCGCGCCGCGCTTGCGAGCTGA